GGCCGCCTCGAGCGCCTCGCCCGGCTGCCCACCACCCCGCTTGTGCGCGGCCTTGCGGCGCACGTGGTCGACGATGAGCTCGCGCATGGCCTGGGCCGCGGCGCCGAAGAAGTGGGCACGACCGCTCCAGCCGGGATCACTGCGCCGGACGAGCTTGAGATAGGCCTCGTGGACGAGGGCGGTGGGCTGGAGCGTCTGCCCGGGCCGGAGGTGGGCCATCTGCGCCGCGGCGACCCGGCGCAGTTCGTCATAGACGATGGGGAACAGTTCCCCGGCGGCGCGCTCCTCGCCGCGGCCGGCGTCCTCCAGGAGTTGCGTGACGTCGCGTGCCATGACCCGTGAATCTCTCAAAAGAGCAAGGCAGTGGGTAGGAGCGAGACCACGTGGCAGCCAGAGGTCACC
Above is a window of Cystobacter fuscus DNA encoding:
- a CDS encoding sigma-70 family RNA polymerase sigma factor; this encodes MARDVTQLLEDAGRGEERAAGELFPIVYDELRRVAAAQMAHLRPGQTLQPTALVHEAYLKLVRRSDPGWSGRAHFFGAAAQAMRELIVDHVRRKAAHKRGGGQPGEALEAAFEVAAEGLPTEDVLAVDAALGQLEAEHPRKARVVLMRYFGGLSEEEIAQALGVTPRTIEREWRFARAWLHERLSASKE